Genomic window (Subtercola endophyticus):
ACACCCAGGTCTGCCGGAGCGAGGGGCCCGGTCGCCGATTCGATGTCGATGCTCACGGGGCCAGCACCTCGCCGCCCGAGACGAAACGGTCGAACACATTGCCGAGCAACACCGAGACGTCGTTGCCGTAGTTCTCGTTGACGAGTGATCCGGCGAAGGCGATGGAGCCCACCGAGAACACCGCGCCGCCATTCTCGCGCGGCACGAGCACCAGGTCGGAATGCACCTTGGGGTTACGGCGCCCACCGAGCACCCGGCTGGTCATGTTGAAGTTCTCGCGCGCCTCGAGCACGTCGTCGGAGTGTCCGACAGAGGTCGCGAGCACCACGGCATCGTCGGCGGTGCCGTGCAACGGATTCGCCGCGTCGATCTCGAGCCCTGCCGCGCCACCGGAGGTTCCGTAGGCGCCGAAGTCGCGGTTGTGCACCCCGTCGAAGACCCACGCTGCGGGCGAGGTCTCGTCGACGAGCATCCGGTACCCGGCAGAGCCCGAGGTCTTGCCGGCCGCGACGAAGCCGACGCCGAAGGTCTTCTGCGGTGGGCGGCCACCGAAGCGCCAGATTCCGCCCTGCTGGCCGGTGAAGCTGAGGTGGTATTCGCCGGCGGGGGCAAGCCAAGCCTGCGTGCCGCCCCAGCGGCGGATCTCGACGACCTGCTCGTCTTCGGGGTCGAACCCGGTGACCCAGTACATGCCGTTGCCGCCCATGTACATGACCCGGCCGCCGCCAGCGACGTAGGTCTCGTAGGCCTCGAGAATCTGCCGAGATGCATACTCGGGGTGGGTACCGGTCAAGACCGTCTTGTAACGCGACAGCAGCTCGGCCCCCTCGCGGTGCAGGTCGAGATCGGTCACGATGTCGACGGTACGACCGGTGGCGTCGAGCCAGTCGATCAGCTGCAGGTCGCCGGTGAACTGCCAGACGGGCCCGTCGTGGTTGTAGACGGTCGCGCGCATGGTGAGAATCGGCCGGCGCCAGCTCGAGAAGCAGACCCCGTGACCGTCGGAGTGGCCCTCGTACATCGAGAGGCCGAGCTCGCGGTGCGAGTTGCGGTACATCCACCACTTGTCCATCACCGGCACGGCCTGGTCCCACACCTGGGTGCGCGGGCTGTCGACGCCGACGTGGTCGTTCGCGTAGGCGAGGTACGAGTTCGTCGGCAGCACGAGCACGGCGTCGTTGGTCGTCACGCCGAGCGGCGGGCGCACGATGAGCGGAACACGGTCTTCGAGTCCGTCGTTGTCGCGCAGCACTAGGGCGTACACGCCACTGGGCAGATCGTCGGGTACGACGAACGACGCTTGAGACTCCCAGCCGCAGTCGGTCATGTCGGTGCGGTGAAAGTGGATGGCCGAGTACTGATCGGGCACGTAGCGAAAGTCGAACGTGTCGCCGTTCCAGCTCGAGCCGATGACCCCGCGTGTCGGGTGGTTGACGCTGGTGCCGTGGCGCTCGTTGCCGCTCACGTCGTGAATGTGGCTGGGCTTGCTGACCCCGGCGTGGGTGATCTCGTTCGCCAGGTTCCACGCGGCGACGACCTTCGGATGCCCGGTCAGCTCGGCCACGGACTCCGTGCTCGAGGCTCCGGCGGTCGTCGGTACGGCCGCCGCCACCAGCACCGGGTTCTCGATGACGCCGTCGAGGCTGTCTTGCGGAAACCGGCCTTCGGCCAGCCACGACGCGCCCCAGAGCAGGGGTGCGTCGAGAGCCCAGGCCGGTTCGCCGTCGAAGAGATTCGTCACCGACGGAATGGCCGGCACGCCGGAGACAACTCGGTTGCTCTCGAAGGTGCCGGCGGGGTCGACCACGAGGGCGACAGTGGATGCCACGGGGTCGACGGTCGCGCGGGCGGTGTACCAGCATCCATTGGTCAGCAGCACCGTCGTGGTGGCCGTGACCAGACCCGCCGACGTCGCCAGAGTGAATTCGAGAGCGCCCGCCGGAGTGATGCCGAGCGACCAGCCCGCATCGCCCGAGTCGGAGCGCTGGGCGAGCAGGGTCTGGGCCTCGTGCCCGACATAGGTGGGCATGAAGGTGAGCGCGAGGGTGAGGCCGTCGGAGTAGTCGTCGTTCGGCGAGGCCGGTACGTTCACGTACGAGCCGACCGCGCTGGGCTGGTCGAGAGCGACGCCAGAGAGCTGGCCGAAGCCGTCGACGAGCTGCTCACGGCGTTCGACGCCCGCACTCGGAATCTCGAGAGCGTAGAGGCGCACGAGGTCGGCGGTCCAGGTCTCACCCGTCGCACTCACAAAGAGCTGCACGGTGTCCCCGGGTTTAGCCGACACGACGTCGGTGTAGCCCATCAGGCCGCTGGGAACGAGGATCTCGCTTTCGGGGGAGCTCATGCGAGGGCACCATAGTCTTTCAGTCGAAGGCGGAAGACGGCGTGTTCGGCTTCGCCGCGGGTGGCGTAGACCGTCGCCGGGTAAAGCAGCACGGGGGAGCCGCCGGGCTCGTCGACGCGTGTGCCGAGCAGAAAGCCGTCGGCGGTTTCGAGAACGATGTACCGCGGCAACTCGCTGTCGGGGCTGCGGCGCAGAAAGTCGAGCACCTCGACCATGTCGGGCGACTGCGGGCCGAACGGCCGCTGTCGTTGCTCCTCGAGAAGTTCGTCGGTCACGAGTGGTTTCACTCGATTCTCGAGAATGTACTTGTCGTTTTCAGAGAGCACTGCTTATCTCCACCGGGTCTGCGGATCCTGCTCGGCTAGCAGGATCCATTCGAGTATATATTGGATCCATGATTGAAACTGTGCTCGGCCCGATTCCTGGCCACTCGCTCGGGGTGACTTCGATGCACGACCATGTGCTGGCGGACTCGTCGCGGTTGCAGCGTGCCGGTACGCTGCCGGCCCCCGCCGATGAGCGGGTCACCATGCAGAACCTCGGCTACCTGCGCTGGAACCAGCTCGCCTTCGCAGACAACCTGCGTCTCGACGATGTGCAGATCGCGATCGATGAGTTCGGCGGCGCGGTCGCTGTCGGGCAGCAGGCCGTCGTCGATTCGACCTGCTGGGGGCTCGGGCCCGATCATGCCGGGCTGCCGGCGATTGCACGGGCGTCGGGGATGACGATCGTGAGTTCGTACGGTGCGTACATTCCGCGAACGTTACCACCGCACATCGCCGCAATGAGCGAGAAGGAACTCGAGGCCGATCTTCTGGCGGCACTCACCGATCATGTGCCAGGAACGAATTTTAAGGCCGGCATCATCGGCATCATGGGTACAAGCGGCACGGTGGCCGACGACGAGAAAGCGCAGCTGAGGGCGGCCGCCCGTGCGGCGCTGCACGCTGGTGCAGCGGTGACCGTTCGGCTCGATCAGCACGAACGGCCGGGGATCGACGTGCTCGACCTCCTCGCGGCCGAGGGTCTCGACGCGTCGCGTGTGGTCTTCACGAACGCAGACGAATTCATGGATGCCGAGTACTGGACCGCATTGAGCGCCGCAGGGGCGGTGCTCGAGATGTGCTTCGGCACCGAGGCGGGGCAGCGGGGGCGTGTTGAGAACCCCTCTGACCACGAGCGCATCGACTTCTTCGTGGACTTCGTCGGCGGGCATCCGCTGAGCAGACACACGCTGGGCGGCTCGAACTGGACCAAGACCCAGCAGCGACACTATGGCGGCTACGGCAACGAGCACCTTCTGGCGCGCATCGTGCCGGAGCTGGCCGACCGGGGAGTCTCGCGCGAGCGGCTCGACCAGATGCTCGTGGGTGAGCCCCGGCTGCTGCTCGACCGCGATGCGGTGCTGGCCGCCGGCTGAGACGAGGGCCGGGTCGAAGGCTCGGTCGAAAGCCCGGTCGGCGGCCAGCGCGGCGGCCAGTTCGGCAGCATCGTCAGGGCTTGTAGACGACGTACACCTTGCGCAGGGTTTCGTGAATGGTCCACACGCCCTTCCAGCCCACGGGGAAGTAGGCGGCGGTGCCCGCCACGATTTCGGCCGGCTCTCCGCCGTCTTCGAGCGCGGTCATGTGCCCCGACACGACGTGGATGATCTCGCCGCGGTTCGAGAAGTCCCAGCGGGAGACGCCGGGCTCGCACTCCCAGATGCCCGAGATGATCTTCTTGTCGTCGGTGGTGAACTCGACTTTGCTGCGCACGAGAATGTCGCCGCTGAGCGGTTCGGCGCCGGGCAGGGCGAGCAATCGTTCGGCGAGATCGGCGGCGGGCGTCTGAGCGGGGTCGTAGGTGAGCGTCATAAGAAAATCTCCAACCAGTTGGTGGATCCGAGCGAAGAGATTTCGGATCCAGATTCCTCGAATGTGGCTACAACCGCATCCGTATGACAAGATTGTATCCAAGAACCACTACTTTGGATTCACTTGCTGGAGGCTTGACGTGCTGAGACCTGAAGAGAACGACCTTCTGACCCAGACAGGCCCGGGAACACCGCTCGGGCAGATGATGCGCGCCTATTGGCAGCCCGTCGCCCTCGTATCGGAGATGCCCGAAGAGCGCCCGGTGAAGGCCGTGCGCATCATGAGCGAAGACCTGGTGCTGTTCAAGCGCGAGGGTGGCTGGGCGCTGACGAGCCGGTTCTGCGCGCATCGCGGGGTCGACCTGTCGTACGGCCGCCTCGAAGACGGCGGCCTGCGCTGCCTCTACCACGGCTGGTTGTACGGGCCCGATGGCCGGTGCAAAGAGCAGCCCGCCGAGCCGCCGCACAGCAAGTTCATCGACAAGATCCGCATTTCGTCGTACACCTGCGAAGAGCGCAACGGCATCATCTTCGCCTACCTCGGCGCCGGCGACCCGCCGCCCTTTCCCGCTTTCGACTGCTTCGACGCGCCCGACGAATACACCTTCGCCTTCAAGGGCCTCTGGGAGTGCAACTGGCTGCAGGGCGTCGAGGGCGGAATCGACCCGTCGCACGTGTCGTTTTTGCACCGCTTCATTCAAGAAGACCCCCGCGAGGTCTACGGCCAGCAGTTCAGCGAAGAGGTCGAGGGCACCGGCAAGAAGCTGTCGATGCTCGTCGGCGAGAGCTACCGGCCCGACATCGAGGTCGAGAGTGCAGAGCACGGCTTGCGCGTCTTCGCCATTCGCCAGCTCACCGAACAGATGAAGCACGTTCGGGTCACCAACCTGATGTTCCCCAATGCGTTCGTGGTGCCGTTCGGCAACACGAAGGTGTTCACGCAGTGGCACGTTCCGATCGACGACAACAACCACTACTGGTTCATGGTGCTCTACGACTTCGCCGAGAAGACCGACAAAGAGACGCTGCTCGCCCAGCGCATCTCCGAGGTCACGCTGCCCGATTACCGCCCGATTCGCAATCGCTCGAACAACTGGGGCTTCGACGCCACCGAGCAGAAGGAGCTCACCTTCACGGGTATGGGCCTCGACATCAACGTGCACGACCAGTGGGCTGTCGAGAGCATGGGCCCGATCCAAGACCGCACGGTCGAGCGCCTCGGCGTGAGCGACCGCGCCGTGACGGCGAACCGCCGCCTGCTGCTGAGGGCGCTCGAACAGTTCGAAGCGGGCAACCCGCTGCCCGCGCATCCGATCGACGACGTGCAGGCGAAGAGCTTCGTCGGCCCGCTCGCCGTCGACACGATCGCGCCCACCGAGGGCTGGCAGGAGCACTGGCGGCTGAAGGAGCAGGAGCGCCGCGCCGCGTCGCCGTGGGCCGCCCAGTCGTCGACCGAAGTGGAGTCTGTCGATGCGTAACGTGGATGAACGGGCCGTCGCCGAGGGCGGCGGGGGCATCACCGCGCGGCCCATGCTCGCCTCTGAGCGAGGGGGCTTCATCGACCGGCACGACCTGTGGAGCGAGGCCCAGTATGCCGCCGCCGGCCAGTTGCGCCGCGTGGTCGACGAGGTCGGCATCGAGCTCATTCGCATCTCGTTCGTCGACCAGCACGGGGTGCTGCGCGGCAAGACCGTGACGCGGGATGCCCTGCCGGGCGCCCTGCGATCGGGTATCACCGCACCGTCGTCACTGCTGCTGAAAGACTCGTCGGGCAAGTCGGCGTACGCCGTGTTCGAGGCCGACCCCGGTGTGGGAACCCGCGGCTTCGCCGGCGCCGGAGACATCGTTCTCGTGCCAGACCCCACCACGTTCCGCGTCGTGCCGTGGGCTCCCAAAACGGCGTCGCTGCTGTGCGACCTGCGGTTTCCCGACGGCTCAGAGGTGCCGTACTGCACGCGGAGCATTCTGCGTCGCGCCGTCGACGTGCTGGCCGAGGAGGGGTACGCCCTCACCGTGGGTGCAGAACTCGAGTTCCACGTCTTTCGGGCCGTGGATGTCGGTGTGCAGCCCGGGCAGATCGGCAAGCCGGGGGCACCCGGCGAGGCGCCCACCGTGGCCCCGGTGTCGCCGGGCTCGCAGTTGCTGCACGAAGAGACGCTCGACAGCCTCGACGACCTCGTGCAGGCGCTGAACCACAACCTGAATCTGCTCGACCTGCCGTTGCGCTCGATCGAGCTCGAATTCGGGCCCAACCAGCTCGAGATCACCATGGCGCCGGGGGATGCCCGCGAGGTCGCCGATGCGGTCGTGCTGGCCCGCACGGCCATCCGTCAGGTCTGTCGTCGTCTGGGGTATCACGCCACCTTCATGTCGAGGCCCCAGGGTGCCGAAACGGCCTCTGTCGGATGGCACTTGCACCAGTCGCTCACCTCGACCGAGACCGGGGCGTCGGTGTTTCCGCCCTCGGAGGCGGCCTACGACGAGCACGGTCGAGTGCTTTCGGAGACCGGCCTGTTCTATCTGGCCGGTCTGCTCGAGCACGCCCACGCCACGGCACCGTTCACGACTCCGACCGTCAACGGCTACAAGAGATACCAGCCGTTCTCGCTCGCACCCGACCGGGTGGTGTGGGGCATCGACAACAAGGGCGCCATGATTCGGGCCATCGGCCGGCCGGGCGACGCGGCTTCTCGCCTCGAGAACCGGTCGGGAGAACCCGCAGCGAACCCGTACCTCTATATCGCCTCGCAGATCGCGGCCGGGCTCGACGGAATCAATCGCCAGCTCGAACCCGCCGCGGCATCCGAGAACCCGTATTCGTCCGACGCCGTTCGGCTGCCGCGAACGCTCGGGGTCGCACTCGACGCGCTCGAAGGCGACTCGTACCTGCGTTCGTTCTTCGGCGCGGATGTGATCCAGTGGTATCTGACGCTCAAGCGCAGCGAGTTCGACCGCTACCAGGCGGCCGTGACCGACTGGGAGCAGCGCGAGTACTTCACCATGATGTGAGCGCGGCGTGCCGGCGCCGGCGCTCGCCGGCGCGCGGGCGATGTTATGCGCCGCGTCGCTTCCAATCACCAGAAGCGATGACCGGCTTGCCGACGGTCGCCTGCTGCTCGCAGAGGTAGCCGAGCACCTCGGCACCATCGTCGAGCGTGACCCAGCCGAATCCGAGCGGAGGCCGGCTCTCGGCCAGCAGCGTGGCGATCGCGGTTTCGGGAACACGCCAGAGCTCGCCGGTCACCACGGAGTCTCCGCCGTCTTTGACCATGCCGGGTCGGTGCAGGGCGTCTTCGAGATCGAAGAGTGTATAGCCGGGGGCGGTGCGTCTGACTCCGGCAGAGACAGCGCCCAGCCGGGTCAGCCGGCCGTTCGCCGGCATACCGGAACGGTGCGCGCCGACCACGAACAGCTCGCGCCCGCGGGTGACGCGGAGCGCAGCTCCGGCCCCGACCCCGACCCCGACCACGGCCTGCAGGTCGCGGGCGACGTCGAACGCTACCCGGTCGGCGAATTCGCGAGCCAACACCATCGCGCCGACGTTCTCTGCGGGCTCGCCCGAATCGATCGGAATCGCCGCTGCGGGGTAACCGAACAGGTTGCAGAAGTTCGTGAACGATCCCAGCCGGGAGTTCACGGCGATCGGTGCCGCGGCGACTTCGGCGAGGGTCGGGTGGTGTGTCGTGGTGGGCAGGAACAACACGTCGGCTTCGCCGAACGCCGCCTGGGCCTCGGCCCGCAATCCGCGGAGGGTCTCGATGTCACCGGCCAGCCGGTGGGCCGGCAGGTCGCCGGCGCCGCGGATGATCGACGCGACGATCTCGTCGGTCTCGCCCGGGTGCGCCTCAACGAACGCACCGACCGCTGTGTAGCGTTCCGCGACAAAGGCGCCGTCGTAGAGCAGCCGGGCCGCTTCGAGAAACGGCGTGAGGTCGATCTCGACCACCCGGTAGCCCGGGTCGTCGCGCAGCCGTGAAACCGCGAGATCGAACGCCGTGCGCCAGAGCTCACTGAGGGCCACCAGATCGGCCGCCCGGGGAACGGCCACGACGACGGGGGTCTGCGCCGCTCCGAGGGGGGCCCACTCGGGAAAAGCGCGACTGAACGGATCCGCCGCATCGGGTCCGGCCATCACGTCGAGCACCAATGAGGCGAGGTCGAAGGAGGTGCTGAAGACGGTCGGGCAGTCCAGGCTGCGGCACGCCGGCACAACCCCGGTCGTCGGAACGATTCCGGTGCTCGCCTTGAGACCGACGATGCCCTGCAGGGCCGCGGGAACCCGGCCCGACCCGGCCGTGTCGGTGCCGAGCGCGAAGTCGACGAGCCCGAGAGCCACGGCGACGGCCGATCCCGACGACGAGCCGCCCGAAATGCGATCCGGATGCACGGCAGAGCGAACCGCGCCGTAGGGGCTGCGGGTTCCGACCAATCCGGTGGCGAACTGGTCGAGGTTGGTCTTGCCCATGACCACCGCGCCTGCGGCGCGCAGCCGGGCGACCACCGTCGCGTCAGCGGCGGGCGAGAAGGCGAAGGCCGGGCATCCTGCTGTCGTCGCAAGACCGGCGACGTCGATGTTGTCTTTCACCGCGAAGAGCAGACCGGCAAGCGGCAGGCGCTCTCCGGCCTCGACCCGAGCGATCTGGCGCGATATCTCCGCCTGAACCTCGGCTTCTGGGCGCAGCGAGATGAAGATCTCCGGGCGATCGGCGGCGGCTATTCGGGCGTAGGCGACAGCGACATGGTGCTGCAGGGCCCCGCCCAATGCGCTGCGTCTGTTCACGAGCCGGCGGTGACGATGATACGCACCGGAGTCGGATCGAACCCGTTGCACGGATTGTTGATCTGCGGGCAGTTCGAGATGAGCACCAGCACGTCGCGCTCGGCGCGCAGCGTCAGGCTCTTTCCGGGCGCCGAGAGCCCGTCGACGATGCCGAGTTCGCCGTTCGGTTCGACGGGAACGTTCATGTACCAGTTGATGTTGCTGACCAGGTCGCGTTTGCCGAGGCCCCATCGTGCCCCCTCGGCGAGAAAGTTCTCGACGCAGGCATGCTGCGGAACGGTGTGATGCCCGTACCGCAGCGAGTTGGACTCCTTGCTGCACGCGCCGCCGATGGTGTCGTGGCGCCCCACCTCGTCGTGCGTCACGGTCATCAGCGGTGCCGAGGCGTTGTCGAGCAGAACCGAGCCGGTGGTCAGGAAGATGTTGCCCTGCCCGGCGATCGTCTCGGCGGCTCCATAACGCAGCGCCGCGTCGTGAGCGTCGTAGACCAAGAAGTCGACGGCCTGGTTACCCTCGAGATCGATGATGGTCAGCGACGACCCGGCCGTGACATGAGCCGAGTACGGCGCTCGTGCGGCGACGGTACGGTCATCCAGCACCGTCGCGGAGGCCAGTCGCGCTGGCAGATCGTCGTTCATCGAAGGCCTCCTCTGGCACCGAGATAGTCGAGAGTGTTCGCGTAGGCGCGGGCTGCCTCGGGGGCGGTTTCGGCGACGGCGGAGAGATCGTCGTAACCGACGGCTGAGCCGGCCCAGGCTCGCACTTTGACAGGTGAATTCGAATACAGCTCGCGGCCGTCGAGCGGATGAGCGGCGTTGGCGATGAGCGCCACGACCGGCAGCTCGATTTGCAGTTGTACGCGTGCACCCGCTCCGGCCGATCCGGTGAAGCGCACCGTGCCGTCGGGGTCGACGGTCGTGCCCTGAAAGAACGTGACCCCGGTGTGGATGTCGCGGGGCTGCAGCCCGTGCTTGGCGGCCGCGAGAATGAGCAGCTCCCGCCCCGCCGGGGTGGCGCTCTGCGCGGCGCCATCGCCGTAGCGCCGGGTATTGCCCCGCAGGGTGGAGGCGCCGGCGAAGGCATCGTGATGGCCCGAGGTGTCGGCGACGATGGTCGCCAGCGCCCGCCCGCGGTCGGAGAGCAGCACGCT
Coding sequences:
- a CDS encoding N,N-dimethylformamidase beta subunit family domain-containing protein, which gives rise to MSSPESEILVPSGLMGYTDVVSAKPGDTVQLFVSATGETWTADLVRLYALEIPSAGVERREQLVDGFGQLSGVALDQPSAVGSYVNVPASPNDDYSDGLTLALTFMPTYVGHEAQTLLAQRSDSGDAGWSLGITPAGALEFTLATSAGLVTATTTVLLTNGCWYTARATVDPVASTVALVVDPAGTFESNRVVSGVPAIPSVTNLFDGEPAWALDAPLLWGASWLAEGRFPQDSLDGVIENPVLVAAAVPTTAGASSTESVAELTGHPKVVAAWNLANEITHAGVSKPSHIHDVSGNERHGTSVNHPTRGVIGSSWNGDTFDFRYVPDQYSAIHFHRTDMTDCGWESQASFVVPDDLPSGVYALVLRDNDGLEDRVPLIVRPPLGVTTNDAVLVLPTNSYLAYANDHVGVDSPRTQVWDQAVPVMDKWWMYRNSHRELGLSMYEGHSDGHGVCFSSWRRPILTMRATVYNHDGPVWQFTGDLQLIDWLDATGRTVDIVTDLDLHREGAELLSRYKTVLTGTHPEYASRQILEAYETYVAGGGRVMYMGGNGMYWVTGFDPEDEQVVEIRRWGGTQAWLAPAGEYHLSFTGQQGGIWRFGGRPPQKTFGVGFVAAGKTSGSAGYRMLVDETSPAAWVFDGVHNRDFGAYGTSGGAAGLEIDAANPLHGTADDAVVLATSVGHSDDVLEARENFNMTSRVLGGRRNPKVHSDLVLVPRENGGAVFSVGSIAFAGSLVNENYGNDVSVLLGNVFDRFVSGGEVLAP
- a CDS encoding phosphotriesterase family protein, with translation MIETVLGPIPGHSLGVTSMHDHVLADSSRLQRAGTLPAPADERVTMQNLGYLRWNQLAFADNLRLDDVQIAIDEFGGAVAVGQQAVVDSTCWGLGPDHAGLPAIARASGMTIVSSYGAYIPRTLPPHIAAMSEKELEADLLAALTDHVPGTNFKAGIIGIMGTSGTVADDEKAQLRAAARAALHAGAAVTVRLDQHERPGIDVLDLLAAEGLDASRVVFTNADEFMDAEYWTALSAAGAVLEMCFGTEAGQRGRVENPSDHERIDFFVDFVGGHPLSRHTLGGSNWTKTQQRHYGGYGNEHLLARIVPELADRGVSRERLDQMLVGEPRLLLDRDAVLAAG
- a CDS encoding cupin domain-containing protein, which encodes MTLTYDPAQTPAADLAERLLALPGAEPLSGDILVRSKVEFTTDDKKIISGIWECEPGVSRWDFSNRGEIIHVVSGHMTALEDGGEPAEIVAGTAAYFPVGWKGVWTIHETLRKVYVVYKP
- a CDS encoding Rieske 2Fe-2S domain-containing protein, with the translated sequence MLRPEENDLLTQTGPGTPLGQMMRAYWQPVALVSEMPEERPVKAVRIMSEDLVLFKREGGWALTSRFCAHRGVDLSYGRLEDGGLRCLYHGWLYGPDGRCKEQPAEPPHSKFIDKIRISSYTCEERNGIIFAYLGAGDPPPFPAFDCFDAPDEYTFAFKGLWECNWLQGVEGGIDPSHVSFLHRFIQEDPREVYGQQFSEEVEGTGKKLSMLVGESYRPDIEVESAEHGLRVFAIRQLTEQMKHVRVTNLMFPNAFVVPFGNTKVFTQWHVPIDDNNHYWFMVLYDFAEKTDKETLLAQRISEVTLPDYRPIRNRSNNWGFDATEQKELTFTGMGLDINVHDQWAVESMGPIQDRTVERLGVSDRAVTANRRLLLRALEQFEAGNPLPAHPIDDVQAKSFVGPLAVDTIAPTEGWQEHWRLKEQERRAASPWAAQSSTEVESVDA
- a CDS encoding glutamine synthetase family protein, translated to MRNVDERAVAEGGGGITARPMLASERGGFIDRHDLWSEAQYAAAGQLRRVVDEVGIELIRISFVDQHGVLRGKTVTRDALPGALRSGITAPSSLLLKDSSGKSAYAVFEADPGVGTRGFAGAGDIVLVPDPTTFRVVPWAPKTASLLCDLRFPDGSEVPYCTRSILRRAVDVLAEEGYALTVGAELEFHVFRAVDVGVQPGQIGKPGAPGEAPTVAPVSPGSQLLHEETLDSLDDLVQALNHNLNLLDLPLRSIELEFGPNQLEITMAPGDAREVADAVVLARTAIRQVCRRLGYHATFMSRPQGAETASVGWHLHQSLTSTETGASVFPPSEAAYDEHGRVLSETGLFYLAGLLEHAHATAPFTTPTVNGYKRYQPFSLAPDRVVWGIDNKGAMIRAIGRPGDAASRLENRSGEPAANPYLYIASQIAAGLDGINRQLEPAAASENPYSSDAVRLPRTLGVALDALEGDSYLRSFFGADVIQWYLTLKRSEFDRYQAAVTDWEQREYFTMM
- the atzF gene encoding allophanate hydrolase translates to MNRRSALGGALQHHVAVAYARIAAADRPEIFISLRPEAEVQAEISRQIARVEAGERLPLAGLLFAVKDNIDVAGLATTAGCPAFAFSPAADATVVARLRAAGAVVMGKTNLDQFATGLVGTRSPYGAVRSAVHPDRISGGSSSGSAVAVALGLVDFALGTDTAGSGRVPAALQGIVGLKASTGIVPTTGVVPACRSLDCPTVFSTSFDLASLVLDVMAGPDAADPFSRAFPEWAPLGAAQTPVVVAVPRAADLVALSELWRTAFDLAVSRLRDDPGYRVVEIDLTPFLEAARLLYDGAFVAERYTAVGAFVEAHPGETDEIVASIIRGAGDLPAHRLAGDIETLRGLRAEAQAAFGEADVLFLPTTTHHPTLAEVAAAPIAVNSRLGSFTNFCNLFGYPAAAIPIDSGEPAENVGAMVLAREFADRVAFDVARDLQAVVGVGVGAGAALRVTRGRELFVVGAHRSGMPANGRLTRLGAVSAGVRRTAPGYTLFDLEDALHRPGMVKDGGDSVVTGELWRVPETAIATLLAESRPPLGFGWVTLDDGAEVLGYLCEQQATVGKPVIASGDWKRRGA
- a CDS encoding urea amidolyase associated protein UAAP2, with protein sequence MNDDLPARLASATVLDDRTVAARAPYSAHVTAGSSLTIIDLEGNQAVDFLVYDAHDAALRYGAAETIAGQGNIFLTTGSVLLDNASAPLMTVTHDEVGRHDTIGGACSKESNSLRYGHHTVPQHACVENFLAEGARWGLGKRDLVSNINWYMNVPVEPNGELGIVDGLSAPGKSLTLRAERDVLVLISNCPQINNPCNGFDPTPVRIIVTAGS
- a CDS encoding urea amidolyase associated protein UAAP1, with translation MTTAQPASSTSSPAGARLHARAQGGTVADEMPTVPARRAPDWAAAIAPGDRMLAETVAAGNYTTAVLDRGTVLELTDLDGDAAAHLLLFNRDETSERLNVADTLKVQWQAYLAAGSVLLSDRGRALATIVADTSGHHDAFAGASTLRGNTRRYGDGAAQSATPAGRELLILAAAKHGLQPRDIHTGVTFFQGTTVDPDGTVRFTGSAGAGARVQLQIELPVVALIANAAHPLDGRELYSNSPVKVRAWAGSAVGYDDLSAVAETAPEAARAYANTLDYLGARGGLR